A single genomic interval of Pan paniscus chromosome 18, NHGRI_mPanPan1-v2.0_pri, whole genome shotgun sequence harbors:
- the RPUSD1 gene encoding RNA pseudouridylate synthase domain-containing protein 1 isoform X2 yields MCIEGSQGCENPKPSLTELVVLEHGLYAGDPVSKVLLKPLTGRTHQLRVHCSALGHSVVGDLTYGEVSGREDRPFRMMLHAFYLRIPTDTECVEVCTPDPFLPSLDACWSPHTLLQSLDQLVQALRATPDPDPEDRGPRPGSPSALLPGPGRPPPPPTKPPETEAQRGPCLQWLSEWTLEPDS; encoded by the exons ATGTGCATCGAGGGCTCGCAGG GTTGTGAGAACCCAAAGCCAAGCCTCACAGAGCTCGTGGTTCTGGAACACGGGCTGTACGCAGGTGATCCTGTCTCCAAAGTGCTGCTGAAGCCGCTCACGG GCCGGACACACCAGCTGCGCGTGCACTGCAGTGCCCTGGGCCACTCCGTGGTGGGCGACCTGACCTACGGAGAGGTCTCGGGCCGGGAGGACCGGCCGTTCAGAATGATGCTGCACGCTTTCTACCTGCGCATCCCCACGGACACCGAGTGTGTGGAGGTCTGCACGCCTGACCCCTTCCTGCCCTCCCTGGATGCCTGCTGGAGCCCCCACACACTGCTGCAGTCGCTGGACCAGCTCGTGCAGGCCTTACGGGCCACCCCCGACCCTGACCCCGAGGATAGgggccccaggccaggcagcccctccgcactcctgcctgggcccgGCCGGCCTCCTCCACCCCCGACCAAGCCCCCTGAGACTGAGGCACAGCGGGGCCCCTGCCTGCAGTGGCTGTCGGAGTGGACGCTGGAACCGGACAGCTGA
- the RPUSD1 gene encoding RNA pseudouridylate synthase domain-containing protein 1 isoform X1: MEPGSVENLSIVYRSRDFLVVNKHWDVRIDSKAWRETLTLQKQLRYRFPELADPDTCYGFRFCHQLDFSTSGALCVALNKAAAGSAYRCFKDRRVTKAYLALLRGHIQESRVTISHAIGRNSTEGRAHTMCIEGSQGCENPKPSLTELVVLEHGLYAGDPVSKVLLKPLTGRTHQLRVHCSALGHSVVGDLTYGEVSGREDRPFRMMLHAFYLRIPTDTECVEVCTPDPFLPSLDACWSPHTLLQSLDQLVQALRATPDPDPEDRGPRPGSPSALLPGPGRPPPPPTKPPETEAQRGPCLQWLSEWTLEPDS; the protein is encoded by the exons ATGGAGCCAGGCAGCGTGGAGAACCTGTCCATCGTGTACCGGAGCCGCGACTTCCTGGTGGTCAACAAGCACTGGGACGTTCGCATTGACAGCAAGGCGTGGCGGGAGACTCTGACCCTGCAGAAGCAGCTGCGGTACCGTTTTCCCGAGCTGGCCGACCCTGACACCTGCTACGGGTTCAG ATTCTGCCACCAACTGGATTTCTCCACCAGCGGGGCGCTGTGCGTGGCCCTAAACAAGGCAGCTGCCGGCAGCGCGTACAGGTGCTTCAAGGATCGGCGCGTGACCAAGGCTTACCTGGCATTG CTGCGGGGGCACATCCAGGAGAGCCGGGTAACCATCAGCCATGCCATTGGCAGGAACAGCACGGAAGGCCGGGCCCACACCATGTGCATCGAGGGCTCGCAGG GTTGTGAGAACCCAAAGCCAAGCCTCACAGAGCTCGTGGTTCTGGAACACGGGCTGTACGCAGGTGATCCTGTCTCCAAAGTGCTGCTGAAGCCGCTCACGG GCCGGACACACCAGCTGCGCGTGCACTGCAGTGCCCTGGGCCACTCCGTGGTGGGCGACCTGACCTACGGAGAGGTCTCGGGCCGGGAGGACCGGCCGTTCAGAATGATGCTGCACGCTTTCTACCTGCGCATCCCCACGGACACCGAGTGTGTGGAGGTCTGCACGCCTGACCCCTTCCTGCCCTCCCTGGATGCCTGCTGGAGCCCCCACACACTGCTGCAGTCGCTGGACCAGCTCGTGCAGGCCTTACGGGCCACCCCCGACCCTGACCCCGAGGATAGgggccccaggccaggcagcccctccgcactcctgcctgggcccgGCCGGCCTCCTCCACCCCCGACCAAGCCCCCTGAGACTGAGGCACAGCGGGGCCCCTGCCTGCAGTGGCTGTCGGAGTGGACGCTGGAACCGGACAGCTGA